One window from the genome of Pantoea cypripedii encodes:
- a CDS encoding multifunctional CCA addition/repair protein — protein sequence MKTFLVGGAVRDALLRLPVKDKDWVVVGATPDAMLAQGFQQVGRDFPVFLHPQSREEYALARTERKSGNGYTGFVTWFAPDVTLEQDLLRRDLTINAIAQTESGELIDPYSGQRDLANRTLRHVSAAFNEDPLRVLRVARFAARFAHLNFRIADETQALMRDMVASGELAHLTPERVWKETEKALLTRNPQVYFQVLRDCGALQVLFPELDNLFGIPAPIKWHPEIDSGIHSLMTLTMAAALSDQLDVRFATLFHDAGKALTPPEKWPSHHGHGLAGVPIVATLCERLRVPNSVRDLALIVTEFHDMVHTIERQPAEALEALFDRIDAWRKPQRVEQMALTSEADARGRAGLESHAYPQGDYLRKAFALAQSVPTKAVVDAGFKGAEVREELTRRRIEALQEGLINARPA from the coding sequence GTGAAGACGTTTCTGGTCGGTGGCGCAGTGCGTGATGCGTTGTTGCGTTTACCGGTAAAAGATAAAGATTGGGTGGTAGTAGGTGCCACGCCTGATGCGATGCTGGCACAGGGCTTCCAGCAAGTTGGCCGGGATTTTCCGGTTTTTTTGCATCCACAAAGCCGTGAAGAGTATGCGCTGGCGCGTACTGAGCGCAAAAGCGGTAACGGATATACCGGGTTTGTGACCTGGTTTGCGCCGGATGTCACGCTGGAGCAGGATTTGCTGCGACGCGATCTGACCATCAATGCCATCGCGCAGACGGAGAGTGGTGAGTTAATCGATCCGTATTCCGGACAGCGCGATCTGGCCAACCGCACCCTGCGCCATGTTTCTGCCGCTTTCAATGAAGATCCACTGCGCGTCTTACGTGTGGCGCGTTTTGCTGCTCGTTTTGCCCACCTCAATTTCCGTATCGCCGATGAAACGCAGGCGTTGATGCGAGATATGGTCGCCAGTGGCGAGCTGGCGCATCTCACGCCCGAACGTGTCTGGAAAGAGACGGAAAAGGCGCTGCTGACGCGTAACCCACAGGTTTATTTCCAGGTACTGCGTGATTGCGGCGCGTTGCAGGTGCTGTTCCCGGAACTCGATAATCTGTTTGGTATCCCTGCCCCCATTAAATGGCACCCGGAGATTGATAGCGGTATCCATTCGCTGATGACCCTGACGATGGCGGCTGCGCTGTCCGACCAGCTGGATGTACGCTTTGCCACGCTGTTCCACGATGCCGGTAAAGCCCTCACGCCACCAGAGAAATGGCCAAGTCATCACGGTCATGGTCTGGCCGGTGTACCGATTGTGGCAACCCTGTGTGAGCGACTGCGCGTACCTAACTCGGTGCGCGATCTGGCGCTTATCGTCACCGAGTTTCACGATATGGTTCACACCATCGAACGCCAGCCAGCTGAAGCACTGGAGGCGCTGTTTGATCGCATTGATGCCTGGCGCAAGCCGCAGCGTGTGGAGCAAATGGCTCTGACCAGTGAAGCCGATGCACGCGGTCGTGCCGGGCTGGAGAGCCATGCCTATCCACAGGGCGATTATCTGCGTAAAGCATTTGCGCTGGCGCAGTCCGTTCCCACCAAAGCCGTGGTGGACGCAGGATTCAAAGGGGCTGAAGTACGGGAAGAGTTAACGCGGCGGCGAATTGAAGCACTGCAGGAAGGACTAATTAACGCGCGGCCAGCGTAA
- the bacA gene encoding undecaprenyl-diphosphate phosphatase, whose protein sequence is MADIHQLWVAAILGIVEGLTEFLPVSSTGHMIIVGHLLGFEGDTADTFEVVIQLGSILAVVVMFWRRLFGLIGIHFGEVKHEGTGKGHLTLIHILLGMVPAVVIGLLLHDKIKALFNPINVMYALVVGGVLLLVAEYLKPKQPKAVGIDDITYRQAFMIGCFQCLALWPGFSRSGATISGGMLMGVSRYAASEFSFILAVPMMMGATVLDLYKSIGFLTMQDLPMFAVGFVTAFVVALIAIKAFLELIKRISFVSFAIYRFIIAGVVYMLFM, encoded by the coding sequence ATGGCAGATATTCATCAGCTGTGGGTAGCTGCAATCCTGGGGATAGTGGAAGGTCTGACCGAGTTCTTACCGGTCTCGTCCACTGGCCACATGATTATTGTTGGCCACTTATTAGGTTTCGAAGGGGATACCGCCGATACCTTTGAAGTGGTAATTCAGCTCGGTTCTATTCTTGCTGTTGTGGTGATGTTCTGGCGTCGACTCTTTGGCTTAATCGGTATTCATTTTGGTGAAGTGAAACATGAAGGTACCGGCAAAGGCCATCTGACTCTGATCCACATTCTGCTGGGCATGGTGCCAGCGGTGGTCATTGGTCTGCTGCTGCACGATAAAATTAAAGCGCTGTTTAACCCGATTAACGTGATGTATGCGTTGGTGGTGGGTGGCGTGCTGCTGCTGGTGGCGGAATACCTTAAACCAAAGCAGCCGAAAGCGGTGGGGATTGACGATATCACCTATCGTCAGGCGTTTATGATTGGTTGCTTCCAGTGTCTGGCGCTGTGGCCGGGCTTCTCGCGTTCAGGTGCCACCATCTCTGGCGGTATGTTGATGGGCGTGAGCCGCTATGCTGCCTCGGAGTTCTCCTTCATCCTCGCAGTACCGATGATGATGGGTGCGACAGTGCTTGATCTGTACAAAAGCATTGGCTTCCTGACGATGCAGGATCTGCCGATGTTTGCCGTTGGCTTTGTCACCGCTTTCGTGGTGGCGCTGATTGCTATCAAAGCCTTCCTTGAACTGATTAAACGCATCTCCTTCGTCTCATTCGCTATCTACCGCTTTATCATCGCGGGCGTGGTTTACATGCTGTTCATGTGA
- the folB gene encoding bifunctional dihydroneopterin aldolase/7,8-dihydroneopterin epimerase, which produces MDIVFIEQLTVFTTIGVYDWEQGMQQKLVLDVEMAWDNRQAAASDDVDDCLSYADVTEAILNHLNGQRFALVERVAEEIADLLMNRFKTPGVRIRVGKPGAVAQAATVGVRIERGTIPK; this is translated from the coding sequence ATGGATATCGTATTTATTGAGCAACTCACCGTGTTCACCACTATTGGCGTTTACGACTGGGAACAGGGCATGCAGCAGAAGCTGGTGCTCGATGTCGAAATGGCGTGGGACAACCGCCAGGCAGCGGCCAGCGATGATGTTGATGATTGCCTCAGTTATGCCGATGTCACGGAAGCGATTTTAAACCATCTCAACGGCCAGCGTTTTGCTCTGGTTGAGCGGGTAGCGGAAGAAATTGCGGATCTGTTGATGAATCGTTTCAAAACGCCCGGCGTGCGCATCCGCGTAGGCAAACCGGGGGCTGTAGCGCAGGCAGCAACGGTTGGCGTGCGAATTGAACGCGGGACTATTCCTAAATAA
- the plsY gene encoding glycerol-3-phosphate 1-O-acyltransferase PlsY produces the protein MSAIALGMIIFAYLCGSISSAILVCKLAGLPDPRTQGSGNPGATNVLRIGGKAPAAAVLIFDIAKGMLPVWIAYLLHVPPLYLGLTAIAACLGHIYPVFFRFRGGKGVATAFGAIAPIGWDLTGLMTGTWLLTVLLSGYSSLGAIVSALIAPFYVWWFKPQFTFPVSMLSCLILLRHHDNIQRLWRGQENKIWKRKKKQQK, from the coding sequence ATGAGTGCTATCGCGCTTGGTATGATTATTTTCGCGTATCTATGCGGCTCCATTTCCAGCGCGATACTGGTGTGCAAACTCGCTGGTCTGCCGGATCCACGCACCCAGGGTTCAGGTAACCCCGGTGCGACCAACGTATTACGCATCGGCGGGAAAGCGCCCGCAGCGGCGGTACTGATCTTTGATATCGCCAAAGGGATGCTGCCGGTGTGGATCGCTTATCTGTTGCATGTTCCGCCGCTGTATCTTGGCCTGACGGCGATTGCCGCCTGCCTCGGCCACATCTATCCCGTTTTCTTTCGTTTTCGCGGCGGCAAAGGCGTGGCGACAGCGTTTGGTGCCATTGCGCCGATTGGCTGGGATCTGACCGGACTGATGACCGGCACCTGGCTGCTGACGGTACTCCTGAGTGGCTACTCATCGCTGGGTGCCATTGTCAGCGCCTTGATCGCGCCTTTTTATGTCTGGTGGTTCAAACCACAATTCACCTTTCCGGTGTCGATGCTTTCCTGCCTGATTTTGTTGCGTCATCACGACAACATTCAGCGCCTGTGGCGCGGCCAGGAAAATAAAATCTGGAAGCGGAAAAAAAAGCAGCAGAAATAA
- the tsaD gene encoding tRNA (adenosine(37)-N6)-threonylcarbamoyltransferase complex transferase subunit TsaD, translating to MRVLGIETSCDETGIAIYDDASGLLANQLYSQVKLHADYGGVVPELASRDHVRKTVPLIQAALKQAGLQPQQIDAVAYTAGPGLVGALLVGATIGRALAFAWNVPAVPVHHMEGHLLAPMLEENPPEFPFVALLVSGGHTQLISVTGIGEYTLLGESIDDAAGEAFDKTAKLLGLDYPGGPMLSRMAQQGTPGRFTFPRPMTDRPGLDFSFSGLKTFAANTIRQHADDEQARADIARAFEDAVVDTLMIKCKRALEQTGFKRLVIAGGVSANRTLRERMAEMMRARGGEVFYARPEFCTDNGAMIAYAGMVRLKGGTRGELGVSVRPRWPLAELPAI from the coding sequence ATGCGAGTTCTGGGTATTGAAACGTCCTGCGATGAAACCGGCATCGCGATTTATGACGATGCGTCCGGTCTGCTGGCAAATCAACTATATAGCCAGGTAAAATTGCATGCCGATTACGGCGGCGTGGTGCCAGAACTGGCATCGCGCGATCACGTGCGTAAAACCGTGCCGTTGATTCAGGCGGCGTTAAAACAGGCTGGATTGCAGCCGCAGCAAATTGATGCCGTGGCATATACCGCCGGGCCAGGTTTGGTTGGCGCGTTGCTGGTTGGTGCCACCATTGGTCGCGCACTGGCGTTCGCCTGGAATGTTCCGGCGGTGCCGGTCCATCATATGGAAGGCCATCTGCTGGCACCGATGCTGGAAGAAAACCCGCCAGAATTCCCGTTTGTGGCGCTGCTGGTTTCGGGCGGACACACTCAGCTGATTAGCGTCACTGGCATTGGCGAATACACCCTGCTGGGTGAGTCCATTGACGATGCCGCAGGTGAAGCCTTTGATAAAACCGCCAAACTGCTGGGTCTCGACTATCCCGGTGGCCCCATGCTCTCGCGCATGGCACAGCAGGGCACGCCCGGTCGTTTCACTTTCCCGCGCCCGATGACCGACCGTCCCGGCCTTGATTTTAGCTTTTCCGGCCTGAAAACTTTCGCCGCTAATACCATCCGCCAGCATGCGGATGACGAACAGGCACGCGCTGATATTGCCCGTGCCTTCGAAGATGCAGTGGTGGATACGCTGATGATCAAATGTAAGCGCGCTCTGGAGCAGACGGGTTTCAAACGCCTGGTGATCGCCGGGGGCGTGAGTGCCAACCGCACCCTGCGTGAGCGCATGGCTGAGATGATGCGTGCGCGCGGTGGTGAGGTGTTTTACGCCCGCCCGGAATTCTGTACCGATAACGGTGCCATGATTGCTTATGCGGGTATGGTGCGTCTGAAAGGCGGAACACGGGGTGAACTGGGCGTCAGTGTCCGGCCTCGCTGGCCGCTGGCTGAGCTGCCTGCCATCTGA
- the rpsU gene encoding 30S ribosomal protein S21, producing the protein MPVIKVRENEPFDVALRRFKRSCEKAGVLAEVRRREFYEKPTTERKRAKASAVKRHAKKLARENARRTRLY; encoded by the coding sequence ATGCCGGTAATTAAAGTACGTGAAAACGAGCCGTTCGACGTAGCACTGCGTCGCTTCAAGCGTTCCTGCGAAAAAGCAGGCGTTCTGGCTGAAGTTCGTCGTCGTGAGTTCTATGAAAAACCGACTACCGAACGTAAGCGCGCTAAAGCGTCTGCAGTTAAGCGTCATGCCAAGAAACTGGCTCGCGAAAACGCACGCCGCACTCGTCTGTACTAA